A window of Mustela nigripes isolate SB6536 chromosome 9, MUSNIG.SB6536, whole genome shotgun sequence contains these coding sequences:
- the NFIL3 gene encoding nuclear factor interleukin-3-regulated protein, with protein sequence MQLRKMQTIKKEQVSLDAGNGVDKMVLNAALTEVSEDLTAGEELLLSEGSVGKSKSSACRRKREFIPDEKKDAMYWEKRRKNNEAAKRSREKRRLNDLVLENKLIALGEENATLKAELLSLKLKFGLISSAAYAQEIQKLSHSTAVYFQDYPASKSSASPFMDEQEPSVVSGGCISVIKHSPQASLSDVSDASSLEPSLDGAARGGCGSPDGKFQAIKQEPVELETYVREPGEERGAFRASVYQSLMGAAFPGFSHSPPLLQVARSSSNSPRTSETDDGAVGKSSDGEDEQQVPKGPIHSPVELQRAHATVVKVPEVNSSALPHKLRIKAKAMQIKVEALDHEFDATPKPPSPVDAVPKRHFGLEKHAAPSMVHSALPPFSVQVTNIQDWSLKSEHWHPKELNGKAQNSFKTGVAEMQDSGYKVSDPEGLFLKRGMASLSAEVVSLKRLIATHQISASDSG encoded by the coding sequence ATGCAGCTGAGGAAAATGCAGACCATCAAGAAGGAGCAGGTGTCCCTGGACGCTGGCAACGGCGTGGACAAGATGGTGCTGAACGCGGCCTTGACCGAGGTCTCGGAAGACTTGACGGCGGGCGAGGAGCTGCTTCTGAGCGAAGGCAGCGTGGGCAAGAGCAAGTCTTCGGCCTGCCGGAGGAAGCGGGAGTTCATTCCCGACGAGAAGAAGGACGCCATGTATTGGGAAAAGAGGCGGAAAAATAATGAAGCGGCCAAGAGGTCTCGGGAGAAGCGCCGCCTCAATGACCTGGTCTTGGAGAACAAACTGATCGCCCTGGGAGAGGAGAACGCGACTTTAAAAGCTGAGCTGCTGTCCCTCAAATTGAAGTTTGGTTTAATTAGCTCCGCAGCCTATGCCCAGGAGATCCAGAAACTCAGTCACTCCACCGCCGTGTACTTCCAGGACTACCCCGCGTCCAAGTCCAGCGCCAGCCCCTTCATGGATGAGCAGGAGCCGTCGGTGGTGAGCGGCGGCTGCATCTCCGTCATCAAGCACTCTCCGCAGGCCTCCCTGTCCGACGTCTCCGACGCGTCCTCGCTGGAGCCCTCGCTGGACGGGGCCGCGCGGGGCGGCTGCGGGAGCCCCGACGGCAAGTTCCAGGCCATCAAGCAAGAGCCGGTGGAGCTGGAGACCTACGTGCGGGAGCCTGGCGAGGAACGGGGCGCCTTCCGGGCCTCCGTGTACCAGAGCCTCATGGGGGCCGCGTTCCCCGGCTTCTCCCACTCGCCCCCTCTGCTGCAGGTCGCCCGGTCCTCCAGCAACTCCCCCAGGACGTCCGAGACGGACGACGGCGCGGTGGGGAAGTCGTCCGACGGGGAGGACGAGCAGCAGGTGCCCAAGGGCCCCATCCACTCTCCCGTGGAGCTCCAGCGCGCCCACGCCACCGTGGTGAAGGTGCCCGAAGTGAACTCCTCCGCCTTGCCGCACAAGCTGCGCATTAAAGCCAAAGCCATGCAGATCAAAGTGGAAGCCTTGGATCACGAGTTCGACGCCACGCCGAAACCGCCCTCGCCTGTCGACGCGGTGCCCAAGAGACATTTCGGACTGGAGAAGCACGCCGCCCCGAGTATGGTACACTCTGCTCTCCCCCCTTTCTCCGTGCAGGTGACCAACATTCAGGATTGGTCTCTCAAATCGGAACACTGGCATCCGAAAGAACTGAACGGCAAAGCTCAGAACAGCTTCAAAACGGGAGTTGCGGAGATGCAAGACAGTGGCTACAAAGTGTCTGACCCAGAGGGTTTGTTTCTGAAGCGGGGCATGGCAAGCTTGTCCGCAGAGGTGGTGTCACTCAAGAGACTCATCGCCACACACCAGATCTCTGCTTCGGACTCTGGGTGA